A single region of the Oreochromis niloticus isolate F11D_XX linkage group LG19, O_niloticus_UMD_NMBU, whole genome shotgun sequence genome encodes:
- the LOC102079577 gene encoding uncharacterized protein C14orf132, translating to MDLSFMAAQIPVMTGAFMDSSPNDDYSGEHSLFNSSASVHAAASAASVHGQQDEPQSMSSDAIWLWIAIIATIGNIVVVGVVYACTF from the coding sequence ATCCCTGTAATGACAGGAGCCTTCATGGACTCCTCGCCCAATGACGACTACAGCGGCGAGCACTCGCTCTTTAACTCCTCGGCCAGCGTCCATGCCGCCGCCTCGGCCGCCTCGGTACACGGCCAGCAGGATGAGCCGCAGTCCATGTCCAGCGATGCCATCTGGCTCTGGATTGCCATCATTGCCACTATTGGAAACATTGTGGTGGTGGGCGTTGTCTATGCCTGCACTTTCTGA